One window of the Chryseobacterium sp. CY350 genome contains the following:
- a CDS encoding type VI secretion system contractile sheath small subunit, protein MAMFNYGVGGNEVKVDANEAIQEIQENKSLIVSQLTTDESYVPEIVTGLKTVDDVFRHFQPSVAVQHETEDGNAVEEEFRFQNLADFTPKNLVQKSDYLQKLSMEQEQYNKIVRQLKTNKILRNMLENEQTRAAFVEALKEVAQELEK, encoded by the coding sequence ATGGCAATGTTTAATTACGGTGTTGGCGGTAACGAGGTCAAAGTCGACGCTAATGAAGCAATTCAGGAAATCCAGGAAAACAAATCGCTCATCGTAAGTCAGCTTACAACCGATGAATCTTATGTTCCCGAAATCGTAACTGGTCTTAAAACTGTGGATGATGTCTTCAGACATTTTCAACCCTCTGTAGCTGTACAGCACGAGACAGAAGACGGAAATGCAGTAGAAGAAGAGTTCCGTTTTCAGAATCTTGCAGACTTTACTCCCAAAAATTTAGTTCAAAAATCAGATTATCTCCAAAAACTCAGTATGGAGCAGGAGCAGTACAATAAAATTGTACGTCAGCTGAAAACCAATAAAATTCTTAGGAATATGCTGGAAAACGAGCAGACTAGAGCTGCATTTGTTGAAGCATTGAAGGAAGTGGCTCAGGAACTTGAAAAATAA
- a CDS encoding DUF5458 family protein, with protein MDSKLQAAESQQHNQQQQSGKPKASPVEELNKIGGFGFIESVVDGIANMNPTRKARKEIFLNDANKAEERKELLQKINLWVELLGSNESAEKMADTCKTKAQAAEQNLKTNLKNTLDSVRQLETNYRTVAQFYKNTELDKVDNVSIVNASLDQVSDLDNPLFIDAIAEEFKQYYDRLDLRDNYSILAIPGYLGSNKVIEKWAKICNENKVMMVTDFANLDKPDDVVDLFHSANLTGGELHRSNVIMTCNWLVGRGRAEEVGEEENVELPPSTSLAGKIHKTLMSQVAAGKKHGNINEVDAVKFELKKSEISQLEKMGLVPMVNEYGKIMAFSAKTLFTGDNIGLQTYSVVRVFDYVTKVLLDFLNRRAFENWNARNEDDLRRQIVTFLDGIKGADKLIEKFKIVRFEQDKVNKDRVWLDIRLTPYFPTKSFVIKLDGHKGDDGNEWDAEYIQD; from the coding sequence ATGGATAGTAAGTTACAGGCTGCAGAAAGCCAACAGCATAATCAACAGCAGCAATCCGGAAAACCGAAAGCAAGTCCTGTTGAAGAATTAAACAAAATAGGCGGTTTTGGCTTTATAGAATCTGTCGTAGATGGCATTGCCAATATGAACCCGACGAGAAAAGCACGAAAAGAAATTTTCCTAAACGATGCGAATAAAGCTGAGGAAAGGAAGGAGCTTCTTCAGAAAATCAATCTCTGGGTTGAGCTTTTAGGAAGTAATGAATCTGCGGAGAAAATGGCAGATACCTGCAAAACAAAAGCACAGGCAGCCGAGCAAAATTTAAAAACAAATCTGAAAAACACACTTGATTCTGTTCGTCAGCTTGAAACTAATTATAGAACTGTCGCACAGTTTTACAAAAATACTGAGCTTGATAAGGTTGATAATGTAAGTATTGTGAACGCGAGTTTAGATCAGGTTTCAGATCTTGATAATCCTTTATTTATTGATGCAATAGCTGAAGAATTTAAACAATATTATGACCGTTTAGATTTGCGTGATAATTATTCGATTTTAGCGATACCGGGATATTTAGGATCAAATAAAGTCATAGAAAAGTGGGCAAAAATCTGCAACGAAAACAAGGTGATGATGGTTACCGATTTCGCCAATCTAGACAAACCAGATGACGTTGTTGATTTATTCCATTCTGCGAATCTTACAGGTGGCGAATTGCACAGAAGTAATGTCATCATGACGTGTAACTGGCTTGTGGGTAGAGGCAGAGCAGAAGAAGTAGGTGAAGAAGAAAATGTAGAACTTCCACCATCCACTTCATTAGCAGGAAAAATCCATAAAACATTAATGTCTCAGGTTGCTGCGGGTAAAAAGCACGGTAATATCAATGAAGTGGATGCTGTAAAATTTGAACTGAAGAAAAGCGAAATTTCCCAGTTAGAAAAAATGGGCCTTGTTCCGATGGTCAACGAATATGGGAAAATCATGGCGTTCTCGGCAAAAACACTGTTTACAGGCGATAACATTGGTCTTCAGACGTATTCTGTAGTTCGTGTATTCGATTATGTAACCAAAGTTTTATTGGATTTCCTAAACAGAAGAGCCTTCGAAAACTGGAATGCAAGAAATGAGGACGACTTAAGAAGACAGATTGTAACATTCTTAGACGGAATTAAAGGTGCAGATAAACTGATCGAAAAATTCAAAATCGTACGTTTCGAGCAGGATAAAGTAAATAAAGACAGAGTATGGTTAGACATTCGTTTGACACCGTATTTCCCAACAAAAAGTTTTGTAATTAAACTTGACGGTCACAAAGGAGATGACGGAAACGAGTGGGATGCTGAATATATTCAGGATTAA